The following coding sequences are from one Planctomycetaceae bacterium window:
- a CDS encoding methionyl-tRNA formyltransferase, with protein sequence MSNDRTVLFVGSKRIGLEALKALSRSVGGRVKAVVTADDAADERSILPQFQSHCAAAKLPLSVLHKSSDLKAVVAAQRPHVVVVVGWYWILPPELLAMAPGGFVGVHGSLLPRYRGQAPLVWAILRGETQAGATMFYFDDGMDTGDIVDQRTVPIGPEDSIAEVLAAVQEQTIDMVATHAQGLLEGTAPRRRQNALEATYGSLRRPEDGRIDWSASALEVHNFIRAQSRPYPGAFTTLGDGRELRIWRASVFPMPYYGIAGLVAQPFDGGIVVLCGQGAIIVRDCQTADGQSGPGDLLKWGARLGGSAPA encoded by the coding sequence ATGAGCAACGACCGCACAGTCCTGTTCGTCGGCAGCAAGCGCATCGGCCTCGAGGCCCTCAAAGCCCTGTCGCGAAGCGTGGGCGGACGCGTCAAAGCCGTCGTGACGGCGGACGACGCGGCCGACGAACGCTCGATTTTACCGCAGTTTCAGTCACATTGTGCGGCCGCCAAGCTGCCGCTGTCGGTCCTGCACAAGAGCAGCGACCTCAAGGCGGTCGTGGCGGCGCAGCGCCCGCACGTGGTTGTGGTGGTGGGATGGTACTGGATCCTTCCGCCGGAGCTGCTGGCGATGGCGCCGGGCGGATTCGTCGGGGTACACGGGTCGCTGCTGCCCCGCTACCGCGGACAGGCGCCGCTGGTGTGGGCGATTTTGCGAGGCGAAACGCAGGCCGGCGCCACGATGTTCTACTTCGATGACGGCATGGACACCGGCGACATCGTCGATCAGAGAACCGTCCCCATCGGTCCCGAGGACAGCATCGCCGAAGTGCTGGCGGCAGTGCAGGAGCAGACGATCGACATGGTCGCCACCCACGCCCAGGGGCTGCTGGAAGGCACGGCCCCGCGGCGCCGGCAGAACGCCCTGGAGGCGACGTACGGTTCTCTGCGGCGCCCCGAGGACGGGCGGATCGACTGGTCCGCTTCGGCGCTGGAGGTACACAACTTCATCCGCGCCCAGTCGCGCCCGTACCCCGGCGCGTTCACGACGCTGGGCGACGGTCGGGAACTGCGCATCTGGCGGGCGTCGGTTTTTCCGATGCCCTACTACGGCATAGCGGGGCTGGTGGCCCAGCCGTTCGACGGGGGCATCGTGGTCCTCTGCGGGCAAGGGGCCATCATCGTGCGCGACTGCCAGACCGCCGATGGTCAGAGCGGTCCGGGCGATCTGCTCAAGTGGGGCGCGCGCCTGGGCGGCAGCGCACCGGCATGA
- a CDS encoding class I SAM-dependent methyltransferase, translating to MTDAMTQEQIDQQNRQFWQELCGSGLARHIGITDHSPESLRRFDAAYMDIYPYLLKHVCGLEGRRVLEVGLGYGTLSQIIASQASFFRGLDISAAAAELVNTRLRIQGLRGEAICGSVLDIPFPEASFDVAVSIGCLHHTGNMQRAVDEIHRVLAPGGRAIIMVYNRFSLRQWKTRGLGLLAEWFKGRPHENQQARVRAQYDASADGEAAPFTELFSRGDIRRVFSRFAEVRCRRENMDPMTRNGSVVIDRKKLLGLPARLLGLDWYITARKAL from the coding sequence ATGACTGACGCAATGACGCAGGAACAGATCGACCAGCAGAACCGGCAATTCTGGCAGGAGCTCTGCGGCAGCGGGCTGGCACGCCATATCGGGATCACGGATCATTCCCCCGAATCGCTGCGGCGCTTCGACGCGGCGTACATGGATATTTATCCGTATCTGCTCAAGCACGTCTGCGGCCTCGAGGGGCGGCGGGTGCTGGAAGTGGGGTTGGGGTACGGGACGCTGTCGCAGATCATCGCCTCGCAGGCGAGTTTCTTTCGCGGGCTGGACATATCGGCCGCCGCGGCGGAGCTGGTCAACACCCGCCTGCGGATCCAGGGTCTGCGCGGCGAGGCGATCTGCGGGTCGGTCCTGGACATCCCGTTCCCGGAGGCGTCGTTCGACGTGGCGGTCTCGATCGGCTGCCTGCACCACACCGGCAACATGCAGCGGGCGGTGGATGAAATCCATCGCGTGCTGGCCCCGGGCGGCAGGGCGATCATCATGGTCTACAACCGCTTCTCCCTGCGCCAGTGGAAGACGCGGGGCCTGGGCCTGCTGGCGGAATGGTTCAAAGGGCGCCCCCACGAGAACCAGCAAGCCCGCGTCCGCGCGCAATATGACGCCTCGGCCGACGGCGAGGCCGCGCCGTTCACGGAGCTGTTCTCCCGCGGCGACATCCGGCGGGTGTTCAGCCGTTTCGCGGAGGTTCGCTGCCGGCGGGAGAACATGGACCCCATGACCCGCAACGGGTCGGTCGTCATCGACCGCAAGAAGCTGCTGGGCCTGCCCGCGCGGCTTCTGGGGCTCGACTGGTACATCACCGCCCGAAAGGCCCTGTAG
- a CDS encoding glycosyltransferase — MSGTATTFLRHAIRFGRRAAARAVRLFARPARVAPLERQDPPRRPQRLLLVAWFDPKGLSTIAENIASIGRLSRFSFDLLNLYRRPFGPMAIPAAVRLDDYAGLFIHCTASYDPANLLALDAHRREKIADYRGLKIMMKQDEHYRTNRVIDYLARQRFDLLLTCMPPCSVGQVYGDPRLARLRFLHTLTGYVSDRMRQFRLSQRDERPIDVGYRGSLQPFHFGRLCYEKQSIGYAFSEFCRRRGLAFDISSRWEDRFLDESWFGFLGRCKGILGTESGASIFDFDGSVETAATDYLRRHPDAPFEEVWQAVLAPVEGNVYYNQVSPRHFEAAATRTVQLLYEGQYSGIFQKDRHYLSIRRDHADADEALSRLMDPAERLRLSEAAFEEIIMNDRWHYATFIKELDDAIEALLDRR; from the coding sequence ATGTCAGGCACCGCAACAACGTTTCTGAGACACGCAATCCGGTTCGGACGCCGCGCGGCCGCGCGGGCGGTCCGCCTTTTTGCCAGGCCCGCGCGGGTGGCGCCGCTGGAGCGTCAAGACCCGCCGCGGCGCCCGCAGCGGCTGCTGCTGGTGGCCTGGTTCGACCCCAAAGGCCTTTCGACTATTGCCGAAAACATCGCCTCGATCGGCAGGCTGTCGCGATTCTCGTTCGATCTGCTGAATCTCTACCGCAGACCCTTTGGGCCGATGGCGATCCCCGCCGCGGTGCGCCTGGACGACTATGCCGGCCTGTTCATCCATTGCACCGCCAGCTATGACCCGGCGAACCTGCTGGCCCTGGACGCGCATCGCCGCGAGAAGATCGCCGACTATCGCGGGCTCAAGATCATGATGAAGCAGGACGAGCACTACCGCACCAACCGGGTGATCGACTACCTGGCGCGTCAGCGGTTCGACCTGCTCCTGACGTGCATGCCGCCTTGCAGCGTGGGGCAGGTGTACGGCGACCCTCGCCTGGCGCGCCTGCGGTTCCTGCACACGCTGACGGGCTACGTCTCCGACCGCATGCGGCAGTTCCGCCTCAGCCAGCGCGATGAGCGACCGATCGACGTGGGCTACCGCGGTTCGCTCCAACCCTTCCATTTCGGGCGCTTGTGCTACGAAAAGCAGAGCATCGGCTACGCCTTCAGCGAGTTCTGCCGCCGGCGAGGGCTGGCGTTCGACATCTCCAGCCGCTGGGAAGACCGCTTCCTGGACGAGTCGTGGTTTGGCTTTCTGGGCCGCTGCAAGGGCATCCTGGGAACCGAATCGGGCGCCAGCATCTTCGACTTCGACGGGTCGGTCGAGACCGCCGCGACGGATTATCTTCGCCGCCATCCCGACGCGCCGTTCGAGGAGGTCTGGCAAGCGGTGCTGGCGCCGGTCGAGGGGAACGTGTACTACAACCAGGTCTCGCCGCGGCATTTCGAGGCCGCCGCCACGCGCACGGTTCAACTGCTGTACGAAGGGCAGTATTCGGGCATCTTCCAGAAGGACCGCCATTACCTGTCGATCCGCCGCGACCACGCCGACGCCGACGAGGCGCTGTCGCGATTGATGGACCCCGCCGAGCGGCTGAGACTTTCCGAAGCCGCCTTCGAGGAGATCATCATGAACGACCGCTGGCACTACGCCACGTTCATCAAGGAACTCGACGACGCTATCGAGGCATTGCTGGACCGACGCTAG